In Bradyrhizobium sp. 1(2017), one DNA window encodes the following:
- a CDS encoding cystathionine gamma-synthase family protein, whose translation MAKPFPSKTHIGNHMLHPETLMLTYGYDPQLSEGAIKPPVFLTSTFVFKTADDGQDFFDFVAGRREPPEGMGAGLVYSRFNHPNSEIVEDRLAIYERTESCALFSSGMAAIATTILAFVRPGDVILHSQPLYGGTETLLTNTLARLSIGAVGFADGIDEAAVKQAAEDAMGKGRVSMILIETPANPTNGLVDVAMMRRVAEAIGKAQGDPPIIACDNTLLGPVFQRPIEHGADISLYSLTKYVGGHSDLIAGAALGSKALMKGIKALRGAIGTQLDPHSCWMINRSLETLSLRMEKADANARLVADYLRDHAKVAKVHYLGHHEESSPAGRVFAQQCLGAGSTFSFDIVGGKDAAVRFLNALQIFKLAVSLGGTESLASLPATMTHSGVPAAIRQKIGVLDSTIRLSIGIENPSDLIADLAQALNAA comes from the coding sequence ATGGCAAAACCGTTCCCGTCGAAGACCCACATCGGCAACCACATGCTGCATCCGGAAACCCTGATGCTGACCTATGGCTATGATCCGCAACTGTCGGAAGGCGCCATCAAGCCGCCGGTGTTCCTGACCTCGACCTTCGTGTTCAAGACCGCCGATGACGGCCAGGACTTCTTCGACTTCGTCGCGGGCCGGCGCGAGCCGCCGGAAGGCATGGGCGCGGGCCTAGTCTATTCGCGCTTCAATCACCCCAACAGCGAAATCGTCGAGGACAGGCTCGCGATCTACGAACGCACCGAGAGCTGCGCGCTGTTCTCATCCGGCATGGCGGCCATCGCAACCACGATCCTGGCTTTCGTCCGCCCCGGCGACGTCATCCTGCATTCCCAGCCGCTTTACGGCGGGACCGAAACCCTGCTGACGAACACGCTTGCGCGTCTGTCGATCGGCGCCGTCGGTTTCGCCGACGGCATCGACGAGGCGGCAGTCAAGCAGGCCGCGGAGGACGCCATGGGTAAGGGGCGGGTTTCGATGATCCTGATCGAAACCCCCGCCAATCCGACCAACGGGCTGGTCGATGTGGCGATGATGCGCCGTGTCGCCGAGGCGATCGGAAAGGCGCAAGGCGACCCGCCGATCATCGCCTGCGACAATACGCTGCTCGGACCGGTGTTTCAGCGGCCGATCGAGCACGGCGCGGATATTTCCCTGTACTCGCTCACGAAATATGTCGGCGGTCATTCCGACCTGATTGCGGGTGCCGCCCTCGGCTCGAAGGCGCTCATGAAAGGCATCAAGGCGCTGCGCGGCGCCATCGGCACCCAGCTCGATCCGCACTCGTGCTGGATGATCAACCGGTCGCTGGAGACGCTCAGCCTGCGCATGGAAAAGGCCGACGCGAATGCGCGTCTCGTTGCGGACTATCTGCGCGATCACGCCAAGGTGGCGAAGGTCCACTATCTCGGCCACCACGAGGAAAGCTCGCCCGCCGGACGCGTGTTCGCGCAGCAGTGCCTGGGGGCCGGCTCCACCTTTTCGTTCGACATCGTCGGCGGCAAGGACGCGGCCGTCAGATTTCTCAATGCGCTCCAGATCTTCAAGCTCGCGGTCAGCCTCGGCGGCACGGAATCGCTGGCCAGCCTGCCGGCGACCATGACCCATTCCGGCGTTCCCGCCGCGATCCGCCAGAAGATCGGCGTGCTCGATTCCACGATCCGGCTGTCGATCGGTATCGAGAATCCGTCGGACCTGATCGCGGACCTCGCGCAGGCGCTGAACGCGGCTTGA
- a CDS encoding c-type cytochrome: MKRVLIVGGTLLLGMGAVWAQQDSVKEVQTLMKGNGRNAGAMSAIVKGEKPYDQATVNSALAQFEDTAKKLPNLFPASAKGVKLDGDYSASPKVWEDKAGFDAKIASFAKVVGEAKSKVKDLDSLKANLPAIGKECGACHETYRIKNG, translated from the coding sequence ATGAAGCGAGTGTTGATCGTCGGAGGCACGCTCCTGCTTGGTATGGGGGCCGTTTGGGCGCAGCAGGACTCCGTCAAGGAGGTTCAGACCCTGATGAAGGGCAACGGCAGGAACGCCGGCGCGATGTCCGCGATCGTCAAGGGCGAGAAGCCCTACGACCAGGCCACGGTGAACAGCGCACTGGCGCAATTCGAGGATACCGCCAAGAAACTGCCGAACCTGTTTCCGGCCAGCGCCAAGGGCGTGAAGCTCGACGGCGATTACAGCGCCTCGCCGAAAGTCTGGGAGGACAAGGCCGGCTTCGATGCCAAGATCGCGAGCTTTGCCAAGGTCGTCGGCGAAGCCAAGAGCAAGGTCAAGGATCTCGACTCGCTCAAGGCGAACCTGCCCGCCATCGGCAAGGAATGCGGCGCCTGCCACGAGACCTATCGCATCAAGAACGGCTGA
- a CDS encoding xanthine dehydrogenase family protein molybdopterin-binding subunit: protein MAAPIKFGVGQSVLRKEDDALIRGKGRYTDDYAPQAALRCLMLRSPHAHAKYTIDVSRARGLPGVALILTADDVKDLGNLPCLFNLETDPFTGPPYPILAKDEVRHVGDSIAFVVADTIDQARDAIEAIDVKWSPLPAVTGVVNAVKNGAPQVWPDKAGNVLFDVSIGDKAATEAAFAKAHAVAEISIVNPRVVASFMETRAAVCEYDAKRDHLTLTIGSQGSHRLRDILCQNVLNIPTDKMRVICPDVGGGFGTKLFPYREYALMAVAARQLKKAVKWAADRTEHFMGDAQGRDNVTTAKMALAEDGKFLAMDCDLMGDMGAYLSTFGPYIPHGGAGMLPGLYDIQAFHCRVRTIFTHSVPVDAYRGAGRPEAAYVIERLVDACARKLDTTPDAIRRKNFIPPKALPYKTATGKVYDSGDFAAHLKRAMEIAEWKEFGKRAKAAKKNGLIRGIGLASYVEICGVMGEETANVRLDPSGDVTVLIGTQSSGQGHQTAYAQIVAEQFGLPPERVHIRQGDTDEIATGLGTGGSASIPTGGVCVERAAGDLGKKLKEFAAQALEASAGDLEITDGVIRIAGTDRSISFADLAKRPGADPSKLNGSATFASADGTYPNGTHLAEVEIDPATGIIKIVNYVIVDDFGKTLNPLLLAGQVHGGAMQGIGQALMEQVVYGAGDGQLITATFMDYALPRAADGPAFVFETNNVPCKTNPLGVKGAGEAGAIGSCPAIVNAIVDALWREYKIDHIDMPATPERVWIAINEHHRRHSL from the coding sequence ATGGCGGCTCCCATCAAGTTCGGCGTTGGCCAAAGCGTGTTGCGCAAGGAGGATGACGCGCTCATCCGCGGCAAGGGCCGCTATACCGACGATTACGCGCCGCAGGCCGCGCTTCGCTGCTTGATGCTGCGCTCGCCGCATGCGCATGCCAAATACACCATCGATGTCAGCCGGGCCCGCGGCCTGCCGGGCGTGGCGCTGATCCTGACCGCCGACGACGTCAAGGATCTCGGCAATCTGCCCTGTCTGTTCAATCTCGAGACCGATCCCTTCACCGGCCCGCCTTACCCGATCCTGGCCAAGGACGAGGTGCGCCATGTCGGCGATTCCATCGCCTTCGTGGTCGCGGACACCATCGACCAGGCCCGCGACGCGATCGAGGCGATCGACGTCAAATGGAGCCCGCTGCCGGCGGTGACCGGCGTCGTCAATGCCGTGAAGAACGGCGCACCGCAGGTCTGGCCGGACAAGGCCGGCAACGTGCTGTTCGACGTCTCGATCGGCGACAAGGCGGCAACCGAGGCGGCCTTCGCCAAGGCGCATGCGGTGGCCGAAATCTCCATCGTCAATCCGCGCGTGGTCGCGAGCTTCATGGAGACGCGCGCGGCGGTCTGCGAATACGATGCCAAGCGCGACCATCTGACGCTGACGATCGGCAGCCAGGGCAGCCATCGCCTGCGCGACATCCTCTGCCAGAACGTGCTCAACATCCCCACCGACAAGATGCGCGTGATCTGCCCCGATGTCGGCGGCGGCTTCGGCACGAAGCTGTTTCCGTATCGCGAATACGCCCTGATGGCGGTCGCGGCGCGGCAGCTGAAGAAGGCGGTGAAGTGGGCGGCAGACCGCACCGAGCATTTCATGGGCGATGCGCAGGGCCGCGACAACGTCACCACCGCGAAGATGGCGCTCGCCGAGGACGGCAAGTTCCTCGCGATGGACTGCGACCTGATGGGCGACATGGGCGCGTATCTGTCGACCTTCGGTCCCTACATCCCGCATGGCGGCGCCGGCATGCTGCCGGGCCTCTACGACATCCAGGCCTTCCACTGCCGGGTGCGCACCATCTTCACGCACAGCGTGCCGGTCGATGCCTATCGCGGCGCCGGGCGGCCGGAGGCGGCCTACGTCATCGAACGTCTCGTCGATGCCTGCGCGCGAAAGCTCGACACGACGCCGGATGCGATCCGTCGCAAGAATTTCATCCCGCCGAAGGCGCTGCCGTACAAGACCGCCACGGGCAAGGTCTATGATTCCGGCGACTTCGCCGCGCATCTCAAGCGCGCGATGGAGATCGCGGAGTGGAAGGAGTTTGGAAAGCGCGCCAAGGCGGCCAAGAAGAACGGCCTGATCCGCGGCATCGGTCTTGCGAGTTATGTCGAAATCTGCGGCGTGATGGGCGAGGAGACGGCCAATGTCCGGCTCGATCCCAGTGGCGATGTCACCGTGCTGATCGGCACGCAATCGAGCGGGCAGGGCCACCAGACCGCCTATGCTCAGATCGTCGCCGAGCAGTTCGGCCTGCCGCCGGAGCGCGTGCATATCCGCCAGGGCGACACCGACGAGATCGCGACGGGCCTCGGCACCGGCGGCTCGGCCTCGATTCCCACCGGCGGCGTCTGCGTGGAGCGTGCTGCGGGCGATCTCGGCAAGAAGCTGAAGGAATTCGCGGCGCAGGCGCTGGAGGCGAGCGCGGGCGACCTCGAGATCACCGACGGCGTGATCCGGATCGCCGGCACCGACCGCTCGATCTCCTTCGCCGACCTCGCCAAGCGGCCCGGCGCCGATCCGTCGAAGCTGAACGGCAGCGCGACCTTCGCCAGTGCCGACGGCACCTATCCGAACGGCACGCATCTGGCGGAGGTCGAGATCGATCCGGCCACCGGCATCATCAAGATCGTCAACTACGTGATCGTCGACGATTTCGGCAAGACGCTCAATCCGCTGCTGCTGGCCGGCCAGGTGCATGGCGGCGCCATGCAGGGCATCGGTCAGGCGCTGATGGAGCAGGTGGTTTATGGCGCCGGCGACGGCCAGCTCATCACCGCGACGTTCATGGACTACGCGCTGCCGCGCGCGGCGGACGGGCCGGCCTTCGTGTTCGAGACCAACAACGTTCCCTGCAAAACCAATCCGCTCGGCGTGAAGGGGGCGGGCGAGGCCGGCGCCATCGGCTCCTGTCCGGCCATCGTCAACGCCATCGTCGATGCCCTCTGGCGCGAATACAAGATCGACCACATCGACATGCCGGCAACCCCGGAGCGGGTGTGGATCGCGATCAACGAGCACCACCGGCGCCACAGCCTGTGA
- a CDS encoding DoxX family protein, translating into MPFRAPWQTSRVDQFATSNADLLILIGRILLAWVFVGSAYGALLNFSGSVGYFRSLNLPVPYLFTMLTVALEVLLSVGLILGIGTRYCAILTFLFVLSATAIAHRYWEYPAGSQQIGQYNHFLKNISIMGGALLILATGGGRFSLDRRLIG; encoded by the coding sequence ATGCCATTCCGCGCTCCTTGGCAAACATCTCGGGTAGACCAATTCGCCACCAGCAATGCAGACCTGTTGATCCTGATCGGCCGCATCCTGCTTGCATGGGTCTTCGTTGGAAGCGCATACGGAGCACTTCTTAATTTCAGTGGCTCGGTGGGCTATTTTCGGTCGCTCAACCTGCCAGTCCCCTACCTGTTCACGATGTTGACCGTCGCGCTGGAAGTCCTGCTGTCGGTCGGCTTGATCCTCGGCATTGGAACGCGCTACTGCGCGATTTTGACTTTTCTTTTTGTATTGTCGGCCACTGCCATCGCACATCGTTACTGGGAATATCCCGCCGGTTCGCAGCAGATTGGGCAGTACAACCATTTTTTGAAGAACATCTCGATCATGGGCGGGGCGCTGTTGATCCTCGCCACCGGAGGCGGCCGGTTCTCCCTCGATCGAAGACTAATAGGCTAG
- the murJ gene encoding murein biosynthesis integral membrane protein MurJ encodes MLGRIFTVGGYTLLSRVTGFARDIMLAAILGAGPVADAFFVALRLPNHFRAIFAEGAFNAAWVPAYAHVHGEKGGAAARLFADRIFTLLLASQVVLLIVAWLFMPQAMSILAPGFSEDAEQRKLAIELTRITFPYLLLITLVTLYGGMLNVMQRFASAAAASIFLNVAMMMTLAVAVWFPTAGHAAAWGVLISGFLQYFLLAGDLARHGGLPRFAPLKLDEDVRGFFKALGPATLGSMGTQVALFADTIIATFLPAGALSALYYADRLNQLPIGVIGIAIGTVLLPEMSRRITANDHDGAMRAQRRAFDFTLLFSVPFVAAFITVPDAIMRALFARGAFSKADAAAAGATLAAYAIGLIPFVLIRSAVATFYARKDTATPVRASLTGIAVNVALKVALMGSLAQIGLALATAVGVWTNLLLVLFFAVRRGFLVLDRAWLLSLAKFLLTGLVLAAAFWLIARFSPAALASMHAFRDEVTLALLALGGTIIYALAILTLFGRAWLVSLVRG; translated from the coding sequence ATGCTCGGACGCATCTTCACGGTTGGCGGATATACGCTGCTCTCGCGGGTGACGGGGTTTGCCCGCGACATCATGCTCGCGGCAATCCTTGGTGCCGGCCCGGTGGCCGACGCTTTTTTCGTGGCGCTGCGGCTGCCCAACCATTTCCGCGCGATCTTCGCCGAGGGGGCCTTCAACGCGGCCTGGGTGCCGGCCTATGCGCATGTCCACGGCGAGAAGGGCGGGGCGGCCGCACGCCTGTTCGCCGACCGCATCTTCACGCTGCTGCTGGCCTCGCAAGTGGTGCTGCTGATCGTTGCCTGGCTGTTCATGCCGCAGGCCATGAGCATTCTGGCGCCCGGCTTTAGTGAGGATGCCGAGCAGCGCAAGCTCGCGATCGAGCTGACCCGGATCACCTTTCCCTATCTGCTCTTGATCACGCTCGTCACGCTCTATGGCGGCATGCTCAACGTGATGCAGCGCTTTGCCAGCGCCGCCGCCGCCTCGATCTTCCTCAACGTCGCGATGATGATGACGTTGGCGGTGGCCGTCTGGTTTCCGACCGCGGGCCACGCCGCAGCCTGGGGCGTCCTCATCTCCGGCTTCCTGCAATACTTCCTGCTCGCCGGCGATCTCGCCCGCCATGGCGGCCTGCCGCGCTTTGCGCCGTTGAAGCTGGATGAAGACGTCCGCGGCTTCTTCAAGGCGCTCGGCCCCGCGACGCTGGGCTCGATGGGCACGCAGGTCGCGCTGTTCGCGGACACCATCATCGCGACCTTCCTGCCCGCCGGCGCGCTCTCGGCGCTCTATTACGCCGACCGCCTCAACCAGCTTCCGATTGGCGTCATCGGGATTGCGATCGGCACGGTGCTGCTGCCGGAGATGTCGCGGCGGATCACGGCCAACGACCACGACGGTGCGATGAGGGCGCAGCGCCGCGCGTTCGATTTCACGCTGTTGTTCTCGGTGCCCTTCGTCGCTGCATTCATCACCGTGCCCGACGCGATCATGCGCGCGCTGTTCGCCCGCGGCGCGTTCTCGAAAGCCGATGCCGCCGCCGCCGGCGCCACGCTCGCGGCCTATGCCATCGGCCTGATCCCCTTCGTGCTGATCCGCAGCGCGGTCGCGACCTTCTATGCGCGGAAGGATACGGCGACGCCGGTTCGGGCGTCGCTGACCGGCATCGCCGTCAACGTCGCGCTGAAGGTCGCCTTGATGGGATCGCTTGCCCAGATCGGCCTCGCGCTGGCAACCGCCGTCGGCGTCTGGACCAATCTCTTGCTGGTGCTGTTCTTCGCCGTGCGCCGAGGCTTTCTCGTGCTCGACCGCGCCTGGCTGTTGTCGCTCGCCAAATTCCTGTTGACCGGACTGGTCCTGGCCGCCGCCTTCTGGCTGATCGCGCGCTTCAGCCCGGCCGCTCTTGCCTCCATGCACGCCTTCCGGGACGAAGTGACGCTGGCGCTGCTGGCCCTCGGTGGCACGATCATTTATGCGCTCGCGATCCTGACGCTGTTCGGTCGGGCCTGGCTGGTCTCGCTGGTGCGCGGGTAG
- a CDS encoding DegT/DnrJ/EryC1/StrS family aminotransferase — MSTTQEGAKNQTMNQHLRSEPIPFIDVASQRRRLGASLDAAVKRVLDHCQFVNGPEVAELEKQLAAYSGAKHVIGCASGTDAILMVMMAKNVGPGDAVLCPSFTFIATASPVARTGATPVYVDVDETTFNMSPESLRRGIASARKAGLKPVAVIPVDLFGQPADHDAIAEIAQAEGLFVLDDAAQGFGASYKGRKLGTFGLATATSFFPAKPLGCFGDGGAIFTDDDELAVTLRSIRVHGQGVDKYDNVRLGLTGRLDTMQAAVLIEKLKIFDDEIAARNRVAERYARGLGNVVTVPRLSPGNTSVWAQYTIRLPEGTNRDGFAAALKAQGVPTAIYYGKSMHQQTAYRQYPVAEGGLPACESLSQDVISLPMHAYLTEADQERIIAAVRGAISA; from the coding sequence ATGTCGACCACGCAAGAAGGCGCCAAGAACCAGACCATGAACCAGCATCTGCGTTCCGAACCCATTCCCTTCATCGACGTCGCCTCGCAGCGCCGCCGTCTCGGCGCCTCGCTCGATGCTGCGGTCAAGCGCGTGCTCGATCATTGCCAGTTCGTCAACGGCCCCGAGGTCGCCGAGCTGGAGAAGCAGCTCGCGGCCTATTCCGGCGCCAAGCACGTGATCGGCTGCGCCAGCGGGACCGATGCGATCCTGATGGTGATGATGGCGAAGAACGTCGGCCCCGGCGATGCCGTGCTGTGTCCGTCCTTCACCTTCATCGCGACCGCCTCGCCGGTGGCGCGGACCGGCGCGACGCCGGTTTATGTCGACGTCGACGAGACGACCTTCAACATGAGCCCGGAGTCGCTCAGGCGCGGCATCGCGAGCGCCCGCAAGGCGGGGCTGAAGCCGGTTGCGGTGATTCCGGTCGATCTGTTTGGCCAGCCCGCCGATCACGACGCCATCGCCGAGATTGCCCAGGCCGAGGGCCTGTTCGTGCTCGACGACGCCGCGCAGGGGTTTGGCGCGAGCTACAAGGGCCGCAAGCTCGGCACCTTCGGGCTCGCCACCGCGACCAGCTTCTTCCCGGCAAAACCGCTCGGCTGCTTCGGCGACGGCGGCGCGATCTTCACCGATGACGACGAGCTTGCGGTCACCTTGCGCAGCATCCGCGTGCACGGGCAGGGCGTCGACAAATACGACAATGTCCGCCTTGGCCTCACTGGCCGGCTCGACACCATGCAGGCCGCGGTCCTGATCGAGAAGCTGAAGATCTTCGACGACGAGATCGCCGCCCGTAACAGGGTCGCGGAGCGCTATGCGCGCGGGCTCGGAAATGTGGTCACCGTGCCGCGTCTCAGCCCCGGCAACACCTCGGTCTGGGCGCAGTACACCATCCGTCTGCCTGAGGGCACCAACCGCGACGGCTTTGCCGCCGCGCTGAAGGCCCAGGGCGTGCCGACCGCGATCTATTACGGCAAGTCGATGCATCAGCAGACCGCCTACAGGCAGTATCCGGTCGCAGAAGGCGGCCTGCCTGCTTGCGAGAGCCTGTCGCAGGACGTCATCAGCCTGCCAATGCACGCCTACCTGACGGAAGCCGACCAGGAGCGAATCATCGCCGCCGTGCGCGGCGCGATTTCGGCCTGA
- a CDS encoding Gfo/Idh/MocA family protein, with amino-acid sequence MSSKGFASAKAGLRVGVIGAGVMGSNHARVLAGLPGVSLVGIVDPSPAHRTRTTELAGCPGFETLDQLLAEGVDAVTIAAPTHLHHEIALACIARKIHVLVEKPIASTVEEGREIVAAAQKVGVTLMIGHVERFNPAVAAVKQAIAGEDILSIAITRVGPFPPRMSNVGVVIDLAVHDIDLIRWFTESDIVEVQPQLSSAVAEREDIALLQFRTANGVLAHINTNWLTPFKARSVTVATRDKYVMGDLLTRQVTECFGFKPDGSYSMRHLPVGHDEPLRAELLAFLKAVRNGETPAVTGDEGVASLEIATRCLETPSRPAATSVARKGPRRIAG; translated from the coding sequence ATGAGTTCCAAAGGATTTGCGTCGGCAAAGGCCGGCCTGCGCGTCGGCGTCATTGGCGCGGGCGTGATGGGCAGCAACCATGCGCGTGTGCTCGCGGGCCTACCCGGCGTCAGCCTGGTCGGCATTGTCGATCCCTCGCCGGCGCACCGGACGCGCACCACCGAGCTTGCGGGCTGCCCGGGCTTCGAGACGCTCGACCAGCTCCTCGCCGAAGGCGTCGATGCCGTCACTATCGCGGCGCCCACCCATCTGCATCACGAGATCGCGCTCGCCTGCATCGCCAGGAAAATCCATGTGCTGGTCGAGAAGCCGATCGCGTCCACGGTCGAAGAGGGCCGCGAGATCGTCGCCGCCGCGCAGAAGGTCGGCGTCACGCTGATGATCGGCCATGTCGAACGCTTCAATCCGGCGGTCGCCGCCGTCAAGCAGGCGATCGCGGGCGAGGACATTCTCTCCATCGCGATCACGCGCGTCGGCCCGTTCCCGCCGCGCATGTCCAATGTCGGCGTCGTCATCGACCTCGCCGTGCACGACATCGACCTGATCCGCTGGTTCACCGAATCCGACATCGTCGAGGTGCAGCCGCAATTGTCGAGTGCGGTCGCCGAGCGCGAGGACATCGCGCTGTTGCAGTTCCGCACCGCCAACGGCGTGCTCGCCCACATCAACACCAACTGGCTGACGCCGTTCAAGGCCCGCAGCGTCACAGTCGCGACGCGCGACAAATACGTGATGGGCGATCTGCTGACGCGCCAGGTCACCGAATGCTTCGGCTTCAAGCCCGACGGCAGCTATTCGATGCGACATCTGCCGGTCGGCCATGACGAGCCGCTCCGCGCCGAGCTGCTCGCGTTCCTGAAGGCGGTGCGCAACGGTGAGACGCCGGCGGTCACCGGCGACGAGGGCGTCGCCAGCCTCGAGATCGCCACCCGGTGCCTGGAAACGCCGTCGCGGCCCGCGGCGACGTCGGTTGCCCGCAAGGGCCCGCGCCGCATCGCCGGCTGA
- a CDS encoding mannose-1-phosphate guanylyltransferase/mannose-6-phosphate isomerase: MDKRIIPLIMCGGAGTRLWPASREVRPKQFLPLFGTRSTFQDTLLRVSDPQLFDRPIVITNASYRFMVLEQLAEIGIEADVILEPMRRDSGPAIAAGAVFAQNRANEAIVLALAADHVVRDNAAFVAACREGLAAANAGRIVTFGVKPERPATEYGYINPGEAITGEVHAVARFVEKPDAVKASDYVNSGYLWNSGNFMFPAAVLLDEYRRVDAASVEAIANAVNNAGRDLGFVTLEPQAFGAAKAISIDYAVMEKTSRAAVVPVSCGWSDVGSWLAVWELSEKDAQGNAAHGTAVFEDSRNCNVTTDSALVALEGVDDLVVVATADAVLVSRQKDANGLKRLVTKLKAVAPKVTEEHLKVHRPWGSYQSVDNGERHQVKRIVVKPGGRLSLQKHHHRAEHWIVVRGTAQVTVNDTVKAVHENESIYIPMGAVHRMENPGKIMLELIEVQTGSYLGEDDIIRIEDDYQRS; encoded by the coding sequence ATGGACAAACGCATAATCCCACTGATCATGTGCGGCGGTGCCGGCACGCGCCTGTGGCCGGCCTCCCGCGAGGTGCGCCCCAAGCAATTCCTGCCGCTGTTCGGCACCCGCTCGACTTTCCAGGACACGCTGCTGCGCGTCTCCGATCCGCAGCTGTTCGACCGGCCGATCGTTATCACCAACGCGTCCTATCGCTTCATGGTGCTGGAGCAGCTCGCCGAGATCGGCATCGAGGCCGACGTGATCCTCGAGCCGATGCGGCGCGATTCCGGGCCTGCGATTGCCGCCGGCGCGGTGTTCGCGCAAAACCGCGCCAATGAGGCGATCGTGCTCGCGCTCGCCGCCGACCACGTGGTGCGGGACAATGCCGCCTTCGTCGCCGCATGCCGCGAGGGCCTCGCGGCCGCGAATGCCGGACGCATCGTCACCTTCGGCGTCAAGCCGGAGCGGCCGGCGACCGAATATGGCTATATCAACCCGGGCGAGGCGATCACCGGCGAGGTGCACGCGGTCGCGCGCTTCGTCGAGAAGCCGGACGCGGTGAAGGCGTCCGACTACGTCAATTCGGGCTATCTCTGGAACAGCGGCAACTTCATGTTTCCGGCCGCGGTCCTGCTCGACGAATACCGCAGGGTCGATGCGGCCAGCGTGGAGGCGATCGCCAATGCGGTCAACAATGCCGGCCGCGATCTCGGCTTCGTCACGCTCGAGCCGCAGGCCTTCGGCGCGGCGAAGGCGATCTCGATCGACTATGCCGTGATGGAGAAGACCTCGCGTGCCGCCGTGGTGCCGGTGTCGTGCGGCTGGTCCGACGTCGGCTCCTGGCTCGCAGTGTGGGAGTTGTCGGAGAAGGACGCGCAAGGCAACGCGGCACACGGCACCGCGGTGTTCGAGGATTCCCGCAACTGCAACGTCACCACCGATTCCGCGCTGGTCGCGCTCGAAGGCGTCGACGATCTCGTCGTGGTCGCGACCGCGGATGCGGTGCTGGTCTCGCGCCAGAAGGATGCCAACGGGCTGAAGCGTCTCGTGACCAAGCTGAAGGCGGTCGCGCCGAAGGTCACCGAGGAGCATCTCAAGGTGCACCGCCCCTGGGGCAGCTATCAGTCCGTCGACAATGGCGAGCGCCACCAGGTCAAGCGCATCGTGGTGAAGCCGGGCGGCCGGCTGTCGCTGCAAAAGCATCACCATCGGGCCGAGCACTGGATCGTGGTGCGAGGTACGGCCCAGGTGACCGTCAACGACACCGTCAAGGCGGTGCACGAGAACGAGTCGATCTACATCCCGATGGGCGCCGTCCACCGGATGGAGAATCCCGGGAAAATCATGCTGGAGCTGATCGAGGTCCAGACTGGAAGTTATCTCGGGGAAGACGACATCATCCGGATTGAAGACGACTACCAAAGGTCGTAA
- a CDS encoding SDR family NAD(P)-dependent oxidoreductase: MTDQAILVTGAAGFIGFHVARQLLGEGRTVVGLDNLNTYYDPALKRARLALLRNERRFSFVEADLADRGTIAALFAQHRFAEVVHFAAQAGVRYSIEQPHAYADSNLRGFLNVLEGCRNNGCRHLVYASSSSVYGANTKLPFAVADRTDHPVSLYAATKKANELMAQSYSHLYQLPVTGLRFFTIYGPWGRPDMAMFLFVDAILAGRPIRLFNHGRMRRDFTYVDDVTHVVSRLIDRVPADDPAAANAPSKIYNVGNHRPEELMHVVGLLERELGRTAIKELLPMQPGDVLETFADVEDLMRDTGFAPSTPIEHGVHKFVTWYRDYFKV; this comes from the coding sequence ATGACGGATCAGGCGATTTTGGTCACGGGCGCTGCCGGCTTCATCGGCTTCCACGTCGCCCGGCAGCTCCTGGGCGAAGGCCGGACCGTCGTCGGGCTCGACAATCTCAACACCTATTACGATCCGGCGCTGAAGCGGGCGCGCCTTGCGCTGCTGCGGAACGAACGCCGCTTCTCCTTCGTCGAGGCCGATCTCGCCGATCGCGGGACGATCGCGGCGCTGTTTGCGCAACATCGTTTTGCAGAGGTCGTGCATTTCGCGGCCCAGGCCGGCGTGCGCTATTCGATCGAGCAGCCGCACGCCTATGCCGATTCCAATCTCCGGGGCTTTCTCAACGTGCTCGAGGGCTGCCGCAACAATGGCTGTCGTCACCTCGTCTACGCCTCGTCATCGTCCGTTTACGGCGCCAACACAAAACTGCCATTTGCGGTTGCGGACCGCACCGATCACCCGGTGAGCCTCTACGCCGCGACCAAGAAGGCGAACGAATTGATGGCGCAGTCCTACAGCCATCTCTACCAGCTGCCGGTCACGGGCCTGCGCTTCTTTACCATTTACGGGCCGTGGGGACGGCCTGATATGGCCATGTTTCTCTTTGTAGATGCCATTTTGGCAGGGAGGCCAATCCGGCTCTTTAACCATGGAAGGATGCGTCGCGACTTCACTTATGTTGATGACGTGACCCATGTAGTATCCCGGCTGATCGATCGTGTGCCCGCGGACGATCCGGCTGCCGCAAATGCGCCGTCAAAGATCTACAATGTCGGCAATCACCGTCCGGAGGAACTGATGCATGTCGTCGGTCTTCTGGAACGGGAGCTGGGCCGGACGGCGATCAAAGAATTGCTGCCGATGCAGCCGGGAGACGTGTTGGAAACGTTCGCGGATGTCGAGGACCTGATGCGCGATACCGGCTTTGCGCCGTCAACGCCGATCGAGCACGGGGTCCATAAATTTGTCACCTGGTATCGGGACTACTTCAAGGTTTGA